The Labrenzia sp. CE80 genome window below encodes:
- the dnaQ gene encoding DNA polymerase III subunit epsilon, which produces MREISFDTETTGLNPRGGDRLVEIGGVELLNHIPTGNYYHVYINPQRDMPIEAFNVHGLSEEFLSDKPLFAHIADEFLDFVGDGTLVIHNAAFDMGFINMELERAGRRTISNDQVVDTLDIARRRHPSGPNSLDALCNRYGIDNSRRVKHGALLDAEILAEVYLELMGGKQQALILSPEDDRAAASGSQSVSIEDGLGNFNARQRPEALASRLQETEYTAHKAFIEGMDDSAIWKKYLP; this is translated from the coding sequence ATGCGGGAAATTTCCTTCGATACGGAAACCACGGGCCTTAATCCGAGAGGCGGCGACCGGCTGGTCGAAATCGGCGGGGTTGAACTCCTCAACCATATTCCGACCGGAAATTACTACCACGTCTACATCAACCCACAGCGCGACATGCCAATCGAGGCGTTCAACGTCCATGGCCTGTCGGAAGAATTTCTGTCGGACAAACCACTGTTCGCGCATATCGCCGATGAATTTCTTGATTTTGTCGGAGATGGGACCCTCGTGATCCACAACGCAGCCTTCGACATGGGTTTCATCAACATGGAGCTTGAGCGGGCTGGTCGGCGAACGATTTCCAACGATCAGGTCGTCGATACGCTTGATATCGCCCGCCGGCGGCATCCCAGCGGTCCGAATTCCCTTGATGCGCTTTGCAACCGGTATGGCATCGACAATTCCCGCCGCGTCAAACATGGTGCTCTCCTCGATGCGGAAATCCTGGCGGAAGTCTATCTCGAGCTCATGGGCGGCAAGCAGCAAGCGTTGATCTTGTCGCCGGAAGACGATCGGGCTGCTGCGTCCGGATCACAGTCCGTCAGCATTGAAGATGGTTTGGGAAATTTCAATGCCCGCCAGCGCCCAGAAGCCTTGGCTTCGCGCCTTCAGGAAACGGAATATACCGCCCACAAAGCCTTTATCGAGGGCATGGACGATAGCGCGATCTGGAAAAAATACCTTCCCTGA
- the coaE gene encoding dephospho-CoA kinase (Dephospho-CoA kinase (CoaE) performs the final step in coenzyme A biosynthesis.): MIKIGLTGSIGMGKSTTARLFSEAGVPGHDADAAVHALYAGRAAPLIEAAFLGTVVQGKVDRSLLSPRVLGKPEAMKRLEAIVHPLVREEEQRFVEKARSEGRRAVLLDIPLLFETGGDRRVDVSVVVTAEASVQRERVLARPGMTEERFEAILAKQMADAEKRRRAHFLIDTGRGMDAARRSVKAILRALAGMP; this comes from the coding sequence TTGATCAAGATCGGCCTGACCGGTTCCATCGGCATGGGCAAATCGACCACTGCGCGGTTGTTTTCTGAAGCAGGTGTTCCAGGCCACGATGCTGACGCAGCGGTTCATGCTCTTTATGCTGGCCGCGCGGCACCCCTGATCGAAGCTGCGTTTCTAGGAACGGTCGTTCAAGGCAAGGTCGATCGCTCGCTGTTGTCTCCGCGGGTTCTTGGAAAGCCCGAGGCGATGAAGCGTCTCGAAGCGATCGTTCATCCGCTGGTGCGAGAAGAAGAACAGCGGTTTGTTGAAAAAGCACGTTCTGAAGGTCGCCGGGCCGTCTTGCTCGACATTCCCCTCCTCTTTGAAACCGGCGGCGACCGGCGTGTCGATGTGTCGGTGGTCGTGACGGCCGAAGCGTCCGTTCAACGCGAGAGGGTCCTGGCACGGCCCGGCATGACCGAAGAGCGGTTTGAAGCCATTCTAGCAAAGCAGATGGCTGATGCCGAAAAACGGCGGCGCGCCCACTTTCTGATCGACACAGGGCGGGGAATGGATGCTGCAAGGCGCTCGGTAAAGGCTATTCTCAGAGCTCTGGCGGGCATGCCCTAG
- a CDS encoding shikimate dehydrogenase: MSYPPKAAITGWPVTYSRSPMVHGHWLKKYGLEGEYGRRDVDPETAEDFYRNFKDSGLVGCNVTVPHKELAASVCAELDPAAEAMGAANTLWIDESGRLCGANTDGIGFLGNLDQLAPGWDNNPGTAIVLGAGGAARAVIWSLLSRKFETVHIFNRTAKKAMEMAEKFGSSTIGYSWDELGDYIGKADLLINTTSLGMKGKAPLEIDLGPLPESALVSDIVYVPMKTDLLKKAEARGNRTVDGLGMLLHQAVPAFERWFGMRPEVDEELRAMMIADLEKDG, translated from the coding sequence ATGAGTTACCCACCAAAAGCTGCCATAACCGGTTGGCCCGTAACCTACTCCCGCTCGCCAATGGTTCATGGCCACTGGCTGAAAAAATACGGTCTTGAAGGTGAATACGGCCGCCGCGATGTGGATCCTGAGACGGCGGAAGATTTCTACCGAAATTTCAAGGATTCAGGTCTCGTGGGCTGCAATGTCACCGTGCCGCACAAGGAGCTTGCTGCATCGGTTTGCGCAGAACTTGATCCTGCGGCCGAGGCCATGGGTGCCGCGAATACGCTTTGGATTGACGAGAGCGGCAGGCTTTGCGGCGCCAACACGGATGGCATTGGCTTTCTTGGCAACCTGGATCAGCTCGCACCGGGTTGGGACAACAACCCGGGTACAGCGATCGTTTTGGGGGCAGGCGGCGCAGCACGCGCCGTGATCTGGTCGCTTCTGTCTCGAAAGTTCGAGACTGTGCATATCTTCAATCGCACAGCCAAAAAGGCCATGGAAATGGCCGAGAAGTTCGGTTCGTCAACGATTGGATATTCCTGGGATGAACTTGGGGATTATATTGGGAAGGCCGATCTTCTCATCAACACCACGTCGTTGGGCATGAAGGGCAAGGCACCGCTGGAAATCGATCTGGGTCCGCTGCCCGAATCCGCTTTGGTGTCCGACATCGTTTACGTGCCGATGAAGACGGACCTCTTGAAGAAGGCCGAGGCGCGGGGAAACCGCACGGTTGATGGTCTCGGCATGTTGCTGCATCAGGCTGTTCCGGCCTTCGAACGCTGGTTTGGCATGCGCCCGGAGGTGGACGAAGAATTGCGGGCAATGATGATTGCAGATCTGGAGAAAGACGGTTGA
- a CDS encoding GNAT family N-acetyltransferase yields MPEMIMETERLILRSFRETDRDVFASINADPEVMRYFPAPLSRELSDTLMDKALAKEKSDGFCFAPIEEKASGDFLGFVGLSRPSYAKPLPCDPCVEVGWRLARSAWGKGYATEAARVWLRFGFVTLDLEEIVSFTTVTNAPSRRVMERLGMTYDPADDFLHPAVEQGHPLEPHVLYRLSRKDWVAQTGG; encoded by the coding sequence ATGCCAGAGATGATTATGGAGACGGAGCGCCTGATATTGCGCTCCTTCAGGGAAACCGATCGGGATGTCTTCGCGAGCATTAATGCTGACCCTGAGGTTATGCGTTACTTCCCTGCGCCTTTGTCGCGCGAGTTGAGTGACACTCTCATGGACAAGGCTCTGGCAAAGGAAAAGTCCGATGGATTTTGCTTTGCGCCGATCGAAGAGAAGGCGTCTGGAGATTTTCTCGGGTTTGTTGGCTTGTCCCGGCCGTCCTACGCCAAGCCCCTGCCATGCGATCCTTGCGTTGAGGTTGGCTGGCGGCTTGCGCGCAGCGCCTGGGGCAAGGGCTATGCAACAGAGGCAGCAAGGGTCTGGCTTCGATTCGGTTTCGTAACTTTGGACCTGGAGGAAATCGTTTCCTTCACCACTGTCACCAATGCTCCTTCGCGCAGGGTGATGGAGCGACTTGGGATGACCTACGATCCAGCCGACGACTTTCTTCATCCAGCTGTCGAGCAAGGTCACCCGCTGGAGCCACACGTGCTCTATCGCCTGAGCCGGAAGGACTGGGTCGCCCAGACCGGCGGCTAG
- the hemJ gene encoding protoporphyrinogen oxidase HemJ yields MGVYEWVKSIHVISIIAWMAGMLYLPRLFVYHVDAEVGSDKSETFKVMERRLLKAIINPAMISAWIFGLWAAYEIGAFSQGWFHAKLTLVLLMSAAHGYLSGCVKRFARDENKKSAKFYRILNEVPTVLMIFIVILVIGKPF; encoded by the coding sequence ATGGGTGTCTATGAGTGGGTGAAATCCATACACGTGATTTCGATCATCGCCTGGATGGCGGGAATGCTCTACCTGCCACGGCTCTTCGTCTATCACGTTGATGCAGAGGTGGGTTCAGACAAGTCGGAAACCTTCAAGGTGATGGAACGGCGCTTGCTGAAAGCCATCATCAATCCGGCCATGATCTCAGCCTGGATCTTTGGTCTGTGGGCAGCCTACGAGATCGGAGCATTTAGCCAGGGCTGGTTTCATGCCAAGCTGACGCTCGTTCTCCTGATGTCCGCCGCACACGGTTACCTCTCAGGATGTGTTAAGCGTTTCGCACGAGACGAGAATAAAAAGTCGGCGAAATTCTATCGGATCCTTAATGAGGTGCCGACGGTCTTGATGATATTCATTGTTATTCTTGTCATTGGGAAGCCGTTCTAA
- a CDS encoding D-glycerate dehydrogenase, whose product MAKKKPVVVVTRKLPDVVETRMRELFETRLNENDRPFSQAELVDAVKTADVLVPTVTDRIDASVLSQAGPNLKLIANFGNGVDNIDVSTANNRGINVTNTPGVLTEDTADMTMALMLAVPRRLAAGIKALESGEWAGWSPTWMLGHRIWGKRLGIIGMGRIGQAVARRAKAFGMSIHYHNRRRVTPDMEESLEATYWESLDQMLARMDVVSIHCPHTPGTFHLLSARRLKLLKKDAYVVNTARGEVIDENALIRMLEAGDLAGAGLDVFEHEPAVNPKLASLENVVLLPHMGSATIEGRIEMGEKVIINIKTFMDGHRPPDRVLPSML is encoded by the coding sequence ATGGCGAAAAAGAAGCCAGTGGTCGTCGTGACCCGGAAACTTCCGGATGTGGTTGAGACGCGCATGCGCGAGCTCTTTGAAACACGCCTCAATGAAAACGATCGACCTTTCAGCCAGGCAGAACTGGTCGACGCTGTGAAAACAGCTGATGTGCTGGTGCCGACCGTCACCGACCGCATTGATGCTTCAGTCCTGTCTCAGGCAGGGCCAAACCTGAAACTGATTGCGAACTTTGGCAATGGCGTCGACAATATCGACGTCTCGACCGCCAACAACCGGGGCATCAACGTCACCAACACACCTGGCGTTCTGACGGAAGACACCGCAGACATGACCATGGCGCTGATGCTCGCCGTGCCGCGACGCCTTGCTGCCGGCATCAAGGCTCTCGAATCCGGCGAATGGGCCGGCTGGTCGCCGACGTGGATGCTTGGCCACCGGATTTGGGGCAAGCGCCTCGGCATTATCGGCATGGGCCGCATCGGCCAGGCTGTTGCACGACGTGCCAAGGCCTTCGGCATGTCCATCCACTATCACAACCGCCGACGCGTCACTCCCGATATGGAAGAAAGCCTTGAGGCCACCTATTGGGAAAGCCTCGACCAGATGCTGGCCCGCATGGATGTCGTCTCGATCCATTGCCCCCATACGCCGGGAACCTTTCATCTTCTGTCTGCGCGGCGTCTGAAGCTGCTCAAGAAGGATGCCTATGTGGTCAACACGGCCCGTGGAGAGGTGATCGACGAAAACGCGCTCATCCGCATGCTTGAAGCAGGTGACCTTGCAGGAGCGGGGCTCGATGTTTTCGAACATGAACCTGCGGTCAATCCGAAGCTGGCATCGCTGGAAAACGTCGTGTTGCTGCCGCATATGGGCTCCGCCACCATCGAGGGCAGAATCGAGATGGGTGAAAAGGTCATCATCAACATCAAGACCTTCATGGATGGGCATCGCCCCCCGGATCGTGTTTTGCCTTCAATGCTTTGA
- a CDS encoding pyruvate, water dikinase regulatory protein has product MNKSRNYFHLHLVSDSTGETLMTVARAATVQYEDVQEIEHVYPLVRTQKQLDRVVSEIQAAPGIVLYTLVDKDISARLERTCRELGIPFVNILDPVFAVFQSYLNVTQTHRIGGQHELDAEYFKRIDALNYTMMHDDGQIWEDLEAADIVLVGISRTSKTPTCIYLANRGIKAANVPLVPDIPLPPQLLELKKPLVVGLIASAERIQQIRRNRVLSLQSENYNDTYVDRKEIAREINLTRRLCSDNEWPLIDVTRRSIEETAAEILALYRAAKAKQVDDQEM; this is encoded by the coding sequence GTGAACAAGTCCAGAAATTACTTTCATCTCCATCTGGTATCGGACTCGACCGGTGAAACCCTGATGACGGTCGCCCGCGCCGCGACGGTCCAATATGAAGATGTTCAGGAGATCGAGCACGTCTATCCTCTGGTCCGAACTCAAAAACAGTTGGATCGCGTCGTCAGCGAGATCCAGGCAGCCCCCGGCATTGTTCTCTATACCCTGGTGGACAAGGATATATCGGCAAGGCTTGAGCGAACCTGTCGTGAGCTCGGCATTCCCTTCGTCAATATTCTCGATCCGGTCTTTGCAGTCTTTCAGTCCTACCTGAACGTGACCCAAACCCACCGGATCGGCGGTCAGCATGAACTGGACGCGGAGTATTTCAAGCGTATCGACGCGCTCAATTACACCATGATGCATGATGACGGACAGATCTGGGAGGATCTTGAAGCGGCGGATATCGTGCTCGTAGGGATCTCGCGCACATCCAAGACGCCGACCTGTATCTATCTGGCGAACCGGGGCATCAAGGCCGCGAATGTGCCTCTGGTGCCAGACATTCCGTTGCCTCCGCAGCTTCTGGAACTGAAGAAGCCTCTGGTCGTTGGATTAATTGCATCGGCCGAACGCATTCAGCAGATCCGGCGCAATCGGGTTCTGTCCTTGCAGTCGGAAAATTATAACGACACATATGTCGACCGGAAGGAAATCGCGCGGGAAATCAATCTGACCAGGCGCTTATGTTCCGACAATGAGTGGCCGCTCATAGATGTCACGCGCCGATCAATTGAGGAAACCGCGGCTGAAATCCTGGCGCTGTACCGAGCGGCCAAAGCAAAACAGGTCGACGATCAGGAGATGTGA
- the hemE gene encoding uroporphyrinogen decarboxylase, giving the protein MRSEDRSVMRVLAGEKIWPPPIWMMRQAGRYLPEYREVRAKAPNFLDFCYNPDLATEVTLQPIRRYGFDASILFSDIFVVPDAIGYPVRFEEGRGPVLEPLSTDLVDRLEQEQAEDHLKPVIETVSRLRAELPKETTLLGFCGAPWTVACYSVAGHTTQDQVAARVGSYRDPGLLARFIDHLVTASIRYLVRQLDAGADAVQIFDTWAGVLDDAGFERWSIQPTRAIVQGVKAQRPGAKIIGFPKSSAARMETYIAKTGVDAVGLDWTAPDGLALEIQKKVPIQGNLDPMRLVAGGSALDEGVDHILQTFDKGPLVFNLGHGVTPDADPENVARMVDRVKRG; this is encoded by the coding sequence ATGAGATCCGAAGATCGTAGCGTGATGCGTGTGTTGGCAGGAGAGAAGATCTGGCCACCACCCATCTGGATGATGCGTCAGGCAGGCCGATATCTCCCCGAATATCGTGAGGTTCGCGCCAAGGCGCCAAACTTTCTCGACTTTTGCTACAATCCGGATCTTGCCACCGAAGTCACTCTTCAACCGATCCGCCGGTATGGCTTTGATGCAAGCATCTTGTTCTCGGACATCTTCGTCGTGCCGGACGCGATTGGCTATCCGGTCAGGTTTGAAGAAGGACGTGGTCCGGTTCTCGAACCTCTATCTACTGATCTGGTTGATCGTCTGGAACAGGAACAGGCAGAGGATCATCTTAAACCGGTCATAGAGACGGTTTCACGTCTTCGAGCTGAGCTGCCCAAGGAAACGACGCTTCTCGGCTTCTGTGGCGCTCCCTGGACCGTTGCTTGCTATTCTGTCGCTGGACACACAACCCAGGACCAGGTTGCAGCCCGTGTGGGATCCTATCGAGACCCAGGTCTTCTCGCTCGCTTCATCGACCACCTTGTTACCGCTTCGATCCGCTACCTCGTTCGTCAGCTTGATGCCGGTGCTGATGCGGTTCAGATATTTGATACCTGGGCAGGTGTCTTGGACGATGCCGGGTTTGAGCGTTGGTCAATCCAGCCGACCCGGGCCATTGTCCAGGGCGTGAAAGCTCAAAGGCCGGGCGCGAAGATCATTGGTTTCCCGAAGTCATCCGCAGCGCGTATGGAAACCTACATCGCGAAAACGGGGGTTGATGCGGTTGGACTTGATTGGACCGCACCGGACGGCCTGGCTCTCGAGATCCAGAAGAAAGTTCCGATCCAGGGCAATCTCGATCCAATGCGCCTTGTCGCAGGGGGTTCTGCGCTGGATGAAGGCGTTGATCACATCTTGCAGACATTCGACAAGGGTCCGCTGGTTTTCAACCTTGGCCATGGAGTGACGCCGGATGCCGATCCGGAAAACGTTGCGCGGATGGTTGATCGGGTTAAGCGGGGATAG
- the rho gene encoding transcription termination factor Rho produces the protein MREMKLKDLKQKTPTELLQVAEELEVENASTMRKQELMFAILKNLAAQDVEIIGEGVVEVLQDGFGFLRSPDANYLPGPDDIYVSPSQIRRFSLRTGDTVEGQIRSPKEGERYFALLKVNTINFEDPDKARHKVHFDNLTPLYPDEKFKMEIEDPTKKDLSSRVIDLVAPLGKGQRALITAPPRTGKTVFLQNIAQSITTNHPECYLIVLLIDERPEEVTDMQRTVKGEVVSSTFDEPATRHVQVAEMVIEKAKRLTEHGRDVVILLDSITRLGRAYNTVVPSSGKVLTGGVDANALQRPKRFFGAARNIEEGGSLTIIATALIDTGSRMDEVIFEEFKGTGNSEIILDRKISDKRVYPAIDIQRSGTRKEELLVPAERLKKTFVLRRILNPMGTVDAIEFLLDKLKQTKSNDDFFDSMNT, from the coding sequence ATTCGGGAAATGAAACTCAAAGACCTCAAACAGAAAACACCAACCGAGCTCCTGCAAGTTGCGGAAGAGCTTGAAGTTGAAAACGCGAGCACCATGCGCAAGCAGGAGCTCATGTTTGCGATCCTGAAGAACCTTGCGGCTCAGGACGTTGAAATTATCGGCGAAGGTGTCGTCGAAGTCCTGCAGGACGGCTTTGGCTTCCTTCGCTCACCGGACGCAAACTATCTTCCTGGACCTGACGACATCTATGTCTCTCCCTCCCAGATCCGCAGATTTTCCCTGCGGACAGGTGATACGGTTGAAGGACAGATCCGCAGCCCCAAGGAAGGCGAGCGCTATTTTGCCCTTCTGAAGGTCAACACGATCAACTTTGAAGATCCGGACAAGGCGCGCCACAAGGTTCACTTTGACAACCTGACCCCGCTTTATCCTGACGAAAAGTTCAAGATGGAGATTGAAGATCCAACCAAGAAGGATCTTTCTTCTCGCGTGATCGATCTGGTTGCTCCGCTCGGCAAGGGCCAACGCGCGTTGATCACTGCGCCGCCACGCACGGGTAAGACCGTCTTCCTTCAAAACATCGCGCAGTCGATCACGACCAATCATCCGGAGTGCTACCTGATCGTTCTTTTGATCGATGAGCGTCCGGAAGAAGTGACGGATATGCAGCGCACGGTGAAGGGCGAAGTTGTTTCTTCTACATTCGATGAGCCGGCAACGCGGCACGTACAGGTCGCTGAAATGGTGATCGAAAAAGCCAAGCGTCTGACGGAGCATGGCCGCGACGTTGTCATCCTTCTGGACTCCATCACGCGATTGGGCCGTGCCTACAACACCGTTGTGCCATCTTCCGGTAAGGTTCTTACCGGTGGTGTCGATGCCAACGCCCTGCAACGTCCGAAGCGTTTCTTCGGTGCAGCCCGTAACATTGAAGAGGGTGGGTCACTGACCATCATTGCGACCGCGCTGATCGATACGGGCAGCCGTATGGATGAAGTCATCTTCGAAGAATTCAAGGGCACGGGTAACTCTGAAATCATCCTGGATCGGAAGATCTCGGACAAGCGGGTTTATCCTGCGATTGATATTCAGCGTTCCGGCACACGTAAGGAAGAGCTCCTCGTTCCTGCCGAACGGCTCAAGAAGACGTTTGTTCTTCGCCGGATCCTCAATCCAATGGGAACCGTCGATGCTATCGAGTTCCTTCTCGACAAGCTGAAGCAGACCAAGTCGAACGATGATTTCTTCGACAGCATGAACACCTGA
- a CDS encoding aminoglycoside phosphotransferase family protein, with protein MKPPETLAHVRAYEGGAAWLAKLPDLFDQCVENWNLTKIGAPYEGSNVSLAVPVEQDGHSAVLKIQLPSPESEHEAAALSNWDGDGAVRLLAHDPARCALLLERCEPGEYLADTTEEDPLTVVSDLLSRLWKPATAPFTCLATAAAQWAQEMPEGWQNAGRPCERYLVDAAIDYLTELGKSQGESVLLHQDLHGHNIISAKRNAWLAIDPKPLVGERTFSIAPVVRSFEFGHTKEATLYRLDRLSDELGLDRERALGWTVAQTMAWSFDGGYVATHHQTVRWLLGCSS; from the coding sequence ATGAAGCCACCTGAAACCCTCGCCCATGTTCGCGCCTATGAGGGTGGTGCGGCGTGGCTGGCCAAGCTGCCCGACCTTTTCGATCAGTGTGTCGAAAATTGGAACCTGACCAAGATTGGAGCGCCCTATGAGGGCTCCAATGTGTCTCTCGCAGTTCCTGTCGAACAAGATGGCCACTCAGCCGTCTTGAAAATCCAGTTGCCATCACCTGAATCTGAACATGAAGCAGCGGCTCTGTCGAACTGGGATGGGGATGGAGCCGTTCGCTTACTGGCGCATGACCCAGCGCGCTGTGCCCTTTTGCTGGAGCGGTGCGAGCCCGGTGAATATCTTGCAGATACCACGGAAGAGGATCCGCTAACGGTTGTTTCCGATCTGCTATCGCGCTTATGGAAACCAGCCACCGCACCGTTCACATGTCTTGCCACTGCCGCTGCTCAATGGGCACAAGAGATGCCTGAAGGATGGCAAAACGCCGGCCGACCTTGCGAACGCTATCTCGTGGACGCTGCCATCGACTACCTGACCGAACTCGGCAAAAGCCAGGGAGAGTCGGTCCTGCTGCACCAGGATCTTCACGGTCACAATATCATCTCGGCGAAAAGAAACGCCTGGCTTGCCATCGATCCGAAACCATTGGTTGGCGAACGGACCTTCTCGATCGCGCCAGTGGTGAGGAGTTTTGAGTTCGGCCATACGAAAGAGGCAACGCTCTATCGGCTCGACCGACTGTCAGATGAACTTGGTTTGGATCGCGAACGCGCCCTGGGCTGGACAGTCGCTCAAACCATGGCTTGGAGTTTTGATGGCGGCTATGTTGCGACCCACCATCAAACCGTTCGCTGGCTGCTTGGGTGTTCGTCGTGA
- a CDS encoding SH3 domain-containing protein, giving the protein MARLMTSLKDVLSAALLFAVLALLPIEALSQATKTGASGLPVPRFVSLKSDRVNVRIGPSRDHDVAWTFVQAGLPVEIIQEFENWRRIRDWEGKEGWVFHSLLSGRRTALVTPWDDAVQTPLRARSKSDGQMVAELQANVLATVDECAGGWCRVHGEGYDGWIDQTRLFGVYPDELID; this is encoded by the coding sequence ATGGCCCGATTGATGACCTCGCTGAAGGATGTCCTTTCCGCCGCACTTCTGTTTGCGGTCCTTGCGCTTTTGCCGATCGAGGCTTTGTCCCAGGCAACCAAGACGGGTGCCAGCGGATTGCCGGTTCCTCGTTTCGTCAGTCTGAAGTCGGATCGCGTTAATGTTCGCATTGGCCCGTCTAGAGATCACGATGTTGCCTGGACCTTTGTTCAGGCTGGTCTGCCTGTCGAGATCATTCAGGAATTCGAGAACTGGCGGCGCATACGCGATTGGGAAGGCAAAGAAGGTTGGGTGTTCCATTCCCTTCTGTCTGGCCGCAGGACTGCTCTGGTAACGCCCTGGGATGATGCTGTTCAAACACCCCTAAGAGCGCGCTCCAAGTCGGATGGTCAAATGGTGGCCGAATTGCAAGCGAATGTTCTGGCCACAGTTGATGAATGCGCAGGGGGTTGGTGCCGCGTCCATGGCGAAGGGTATGACGGCTGGATCGATCAGACGCGCCTTTTTGGTGTCTATCCAGATGAATTGATCGACTGA
- a CDS encoding Maf-like protein, protein MTLVLASGSKIRGELLKNAGLDFQVDPADVDERAVEAPLIEAGFPPEDLATVLAEVKANDVSGRRSGDLVIGADQILAFEGVRHTKPDDMEAARRQLLRFSGKTHELLSAVVLSRNGSAIWRHVSTARLTMRELTPAFIGKYLADVGETVLSSVGAYQLEGPGVQLFDKIDGDYFTILGLPLLPLFEELRRQKVLDT, encoded by the coding sequence ATGACACTGGTTCTGGCGAGCGGCAGCAAGATCCGCGGCGAGCTCTTGAAAAACGCAGGCCTGGATTTCCAGGTTGATCCTGCCGACGTCGACGAACGGGCCGTTGAAGCACCCTTGATCGAGGCCGGTTTTCCGCCGGAAGATCTTGCGACCGTGCTTGCGGAAGTCAAGGCTAATGATGTCAGCGGCCGCAGATCGGGCGATCTTGTGATTGGCGCGGATCAGATCCTGGCGTTCGAGGGTGTGCGCCACACCAAACCCGACGATATGGAAGCCGCTCGGCGTCAATTACTTCGTTTTTCTGGCAAGACACACGAGCTTCTGTCTGCTGTTGTCCTTTCACGCAACGGGTCGGCGATCTGGCGCCACGTGTCGACCGCTCGGTTGACCATGCGCGAGCTGACGCCGGCATTCATCGGGAAATATCTGGCAGATGTTGGCGAAACGGTCCTCTCCAGCGTCGGAGCCTACCAGCTGGAAGGGCCCGGCGTTCAGTTGTTTGACAAGATTGATGGAGACTATTTTACCATCCTTGGACTTCCGCTCTTGCCGCTCTTTGAAGAACTCCGCCGCCAGAAAGTGCTTGATACATGA
- the fabI gene encoding enoyl-ACP reductase FabI, with protein MSDIMKGKRGLVMGVANDHSIAWGIAKTLADHGAELAFTYQGEAFGRRTKPLAESVGSNLLLPCDVEDIDSVDAVFAKLKEEWGTIDFLVHAIGFSDKSELKGKYADTTRDNFSRTMVISCFSFTEITKRAAELMPNGGSIITLTYGGATKVMPNYNVMGVAKAALESSVRYLAADYGEQDIRVNAISAGPVRTLAGSGVSDARLMFNYQKRNAPLHRTVSLEEIGGTGLYLLSDLSGGVTGEIHFVDSGYNIMSMPRLEELKTQEAKGD; from the coding sequence ATGTCTGACATCATGAAAGGCAAACGCGGCCTGGTGATGGGTGTGGCGAACGACCACTCCATTGCATGGGGCATTGCCAAGACCCTCGCCGATCATGGCGCTGAGCTTGCTTTCACCTATCAGGGCGAAGCTTTCGGCCGCCGGACCAAGCCGCTGGCTGAATCCGTTGGTTCCAACCTGCTTCTGCCGTGCGATGTGGAAGACATCGACAGCGTGGATGCGGTTTTCGCAAAGCTGAAGGAAGAATGGGGCACCATCGACTTCCTGGTCCACGCCATCGGCTTTTCCGACAAGAGCGAGCTGAAGGGCAAATATGCAGACACCACCCGGGATAATTTCTCCCGGACCATGGTGATCTCCTGCTTCTCCTTCACGGAAATCACCAAGCGCGCTGCCGAACTGATGCCAAATGGCGGGTCCATCATTACGCTGACTTATGGCGGCGCCACCAAGGTGATGCCGAACTACAATGTCATGGGCGTTGCCAAGGCGGCTCTGGAATCCTCCGTACGCTACCTGGCTGCCGATTATGGCGAGCAGGATATCCGCGTGAACGCCATCTCTGCGGGTCCTGTCCGCACGTTGGCAGGCTCCGGTGTTTCCGATGCCCGGCTGATGTTCAACTATCAAAAGCGCAACGCACCACTGCATCGAACGGTTTCGCTTGAGGAAATCGGCGGAACAGGGCTTTACCTGCTGTCTGATCTGTCCGGTGGCGTGACCGGTGAGATTCACTTCGTTGACAGCGGCTACAACATCATGTCGATGCCACGCCTTGAAGAACTCAAAACCCAGGAAGCCAAGGGCGACTAG